A single genomic interval of Anopheles marshallii chromosome 2, idAnoMarsDA_429_01, whole genome shotgun sequence harbors:
- the LOC128708135 gene encoding uncharacterized protein LOC128708135 — MLALAVIELYTSPVYVMYERFQQNNGTDIIDAANLRIRKFNRTLTVFDGTFELHKDLNNDYAFTLYLSYSTLGNNQFIRSPFRVPVQRVCTFLNTTYHDYREFYRNMTNFPDVGACPMPMQQYYIKNKVLDSRLINNYFQPGLWKLDILLVTVVDDEILFSAELLFKVSRDDIF; from the exons ATGTTGGCACTGGCCGTTATAGAATTGTACACCTCGCCGGTCTATGTAATGTACGAACGGTTCCAGCAGAACAACGGAACCGACATAATCGATGCAGCCAACCTGCGCATACGCAAGTTCAACCGAACGCTGACCGTGTTTGATGGAACGTTCGAATTGCACAAAGATTTGAATAATGACTACGCC TTCACCTTGTACCTTTCGTACAGCACACTGGGTAACAATCAATTCATCCGCTCGCCGTTCCGTGTGCCCGTGCAGAGGGTGTGCACGTTTTTAAACACAACCTATCACGACTATCGGGAGTTTTATCGCAACATGACGAACTTCCCGGACGTTGGTGCATGTCCGATGCCGATGCAGCAGTATTACATCAAGAACAAGGTGTTGGATTCTAGGCTTATTAACAACTACTTCCAGCCAGGCTTATGGAAGCTGGATATTTTACTAGTGACGGTGGttgatgatgaaattttatttagcGCCGAATTACTGTTCAAGGTTTCACGCGATGATATCTTTTAA
- the LOC128719144 gene encoding ecdysteroid-regulated 16 kDa protein: MNTFPALFVAATFAVVCCLNGSVQATVVESCGDTRSLVPIENNIVDISNCDKGPCKLKRRTTVSINQKFTPTEDVKSLSTTVFAKIVGLPLPFIGVDGTSACPYLFEEDGTTKADCPLKAGVPVVYKRSFDVLEIYPKIPSMTIHWELQTKSGRSITCFEVPAKIV; the protein is encoded by the exons ATGAACACCTTCCCTGCCCTGTTCGTTGCTGCCACCTTTGCCGTGGTGTGCTGTCTGAACGGTTCCGTCCAAGCGACCGTCGTCGAATCATGCGGTG ACACGCGCAGTCTGGTGCCGATCGAGAACAACATCGTCGATATTAGCAATTGTGACAAGGGACCGTGCAAGTTGAAGCGACGCACGACCGTTAGCATTAACCAAAAGTTCACTCCGA CTGAAGACGTTAAGAGCCTTAGTACGACCGTGTTCGCAAAGATCGTGGGACTACCATTGCCGTTCATTGGTGTCGATGGTACCAGCGCCTGCCCGTATCTGTTCGAGGAAGACGGCACAACCAAGGCCGATTGTCCGCTGAAGGCTGGCGTGCCGGTCGTGTACAAGCGCAGCTTCGATGTGCTCGAAATCTACCCCAAAATCCCCAGCATGACCATCCACTGGGAGCTGCAGACGAAGAGTGGCCGTTCGATCACCTGCTTCGAGGTGCCGGCCAAAATTGTGTAA